The following coding sequences are from one Candidatus Borkfalkia ceftriaxoniphila window:
- the radA gene encoding DNA repair protein RadA — translation MAKTKSVYICSECGAMSPQWMGKCPSCHQFGTLVEEITQAEPAAQKLKKPRSAGRAAPVPLSAVKEERYARVSSGIAEFDTVLGGGIVPGSLVLIGGDPGIGKSTLLTEVSAHLSAKHKVLYVSAEESCSQVKMRCNRLNLNSENLLLLNETCLEDIEEAITDEKFVVVDSIQAVYSSEMSSAAGSVGQVRECAGKLMRIAKSHGITFFIVGHVTKEGALAGPKVLEHIMDTVLYFEGEREESFKILRAVKNRFGSVQEVGVFEMTGEGLFGVTDYSGIFLSESRGIAAGSVVTPSETGNRCMMVEIQTLLAKTAYGLPRRMPLGVDNNKMILLIAVLEKRCGIPFYNQDVYLNAMGGIRLAEPSIDLAVCAALASGFKNVAVDKYTAVFGEVGLTGEVRGVTYAEKRVNECIKMGFKRILFPAKNFKSVKKFENQIQLVPVAYVNQMISKLFSE, via the coding sequence ATGGCAAAGACGAAATCTGTCTACATCTGTTCGGAATGCGGCGCGATGAGCCCGCAATGGATGGGCAAATGCCCTTCCTGCCATCAATTCGGCACGCTCGTCGAGGAAATCACCCAAGCCGAACCTGCCGCACAGAAACTGAAAAAACCGCGTTCGGCCGGCCGCGCCGCGCCCGTCCCCCTGTCCGCCGTGAAAGAAGAGCGCTACGCCCGCGTTTCTTCGGGTATCGCGGAATTCGACACGGTGCTCGGCGGCGGCATCGTGCCCGGCTCGCTCGTTCTGATCGGCGGCGATCCGGGAATCGGCAAAAGCACGCTGCTTACCGAGGTTTCGGCGCACCTTTCCGCAAAGCACAAGGTGCTGTACGTTTCCGCGGAGGAAAGTTGTTCGCAGGTCAAAATGCGCTGCAACCGTCTCAATCTCAATTCGGAAAACCTGCTGCTGCTCAACGAAACCTGTCTGGAAGACATCGAAGAGGCGATCACCGACGAAAAATTCGTGGTCGTCGACTCCATCCAGGCGGTCTATTCGAGCGAAATGTCCTCCGCGGCGGGAAGCGTGGGGCAGGTGCGCGAATGCGCGGGCAAACTCATGCGCATCGCCAAGAGCCACGGCATCACGTTTTTCATCGTCGGGCACGTCACCAAAGAGGGCGCCCTGGCGGGACCGAAAGTTCTGGAACACATTATGGACACCGTGCTCTATTTCGAGGGCGAACGCGAAGAAAGTTTCAAAATCCTGCGCGCGGTGAAAAACCGTTTCGGTTCGGTGCAGGAAGTGGGCGTTTTCGAGATGACGGGCGAAGGCTTATTCGGCGTAACAGATTATTCGGGCATATTCCTCTCCGAAAGCCGCGGGATCGCAGCGGGAAGCGTGGTCACCCCCTCGGAAACGGGCAACCGCTGCATGATGGTAGAGATCCAGACGCTGCTCGCAAAGACCGCCTACGGGCTGCCGCGCAGAATGCCCCTCGGCGTGGACAATAATAAAATGATCCTGTTGATCGCGGTGCTGGAAAAGCGGTGCGGCATCCCCTTTTACAATCAGGACGTGTATCTGAACGCGATGGGAGGCATACGCCTCGCGGAGCCGAGCATCGACCTCGCCGTCTGCGCGGCGCTCGCGAGCGGGTTCAAAAACGTCGCCGTAGACAAGTACACCGCCGTGTTCGGCGAAGTGGGCCTGACGGGCGAAGTGCGCGGCGTGACCTACGCCGAAAAGCGCGTGAACGAGTGCATCAAAATGGGATTTAAAAGAATCCTCTTTCCCGCCAAAAACTTTAAATCCGTGAAAAAATTCGAGAACCAGATCCAGTTGGTGCCCGTCGCTTACGTAAATCAGATGATATCGAAATTATTTTCGGAATGA
- a CDS encoding L-ribulose-5-phosphate 4-epimerase, giving the protein MLKKCKEKVFRANLQLVENKLVLYTWGNVSERDRESGLVVIKPSGVSYAEMTADDMVVVDLDGNVVEGQLRPSSDTPTHLEIYKAYPEICGVTHTHSTFATSWAQAGRDIPFYGTTHADYFYGDIPCARALMRQEVEGEYEKNTGLVILERFQKDGLKPMEVPGVLVKSHGVFAFGKDAAESVHNATVMEEIAKMAFLTESVNPEVSRADRAMMDKHFLRKHGANAYYGQAKK; this is encoded by the coding sequence ATGCTGAAAAAATGCAAGGAAAAAGTGTTCCGCGCCAATCTTCAATTGGTCGAAAACAAACTCGTGCTCTATACCTGGGGCAACGTGAGCGAGCGCGACAGGGAAAGCGGGCTCGTCGTCATCAAGCCCAGCGGCGTTTCCTACGCCGAAATGACCGCGGACGACATGGTCGTCGTGGATTTGGACGGAAACGTCGTAGAGGGGCAGCTGCGCCCTTCCAGCGATACGCCGACGCATCTGGAAATATATAAGGCGTATCCCGAGATCTGCGGCGTGACGCACACCCACTCCACCTTTGCGACGAGTTGGGCGCAGGCGGGGCGGGATATTCCCTTTTACGGGACCACCCACGCCGACTATTTTTACGGCGATATTCCCTGCGCGCGCGCTTTGATGCGCCAAGAGGTGGAGGGCGAGTACGAAAAGAATACGGGGCTGGTCATTCTGGAACGCTTTCAAAAGGACGGACTGAAACCCATGGAAGTGCCCGGCGTGCTCGTCAAGAGCCACGGCGTGTTCGCGTTCGGGAAAGACGCGGCCGAGTCCGTGCACAATGCCACCGTGATGGAAGAGATCGCCAAAATGGCGTTTTTGACCGAATCCGTCAATCCCGAAGTTTCGCGCGCTGATCGGGCGATGATGGATAAACATTTCCTGCGCAAGCACGGCGCGAACGCATATTACGGGCAGGCGAAAAAATGA
- a CDS encoding sugar phosphate isomerase/epimerase family protein, which produces MTTGVSTASLFLREMNEDALTVFKDLGVKCTEIFLATFSEYTEDYARLLKARAEGLDVRSVHVLNTQFEPQLFGAHPRARRDAYEILDGVMRSARIFGARAYTFHGVTRLKKSFKGLDYPQIAASLCEISQTCEKYGVALCLENVHWATYAEPGVFRKLKAYAPSLQGVFDIKQARLSGYPYAMYIKDMAGSISHVHLSDVDGNGKMCLPGKGRTDFFEVFSRLKDAGFDGAAIVEAYTGDYGEYAELKESCDYLDEVIDKVY; this is translated from the coding sequence ATGACGACGGGCGTTTCCACCGCCTCTTTATTTTTAAGGGAAATGAACGAGGACGCGCTCACGGTGTTCAAGGATCTGGGCGTAAAGTGCACGGAAATTTTTCTCGCCACCTTTTCCGAATACACCGAGGACTACGCGCGGCTTTTAAAGGCGCGCGCCGAGGGGCTTGACGTCCGTTCGGTGCATGTTCTGAACACGCAGTTCGAACCGCAGTTGTTCGGCGCGCATCCGCGCGCCCGCAGGGACGCGTACGAAATATTGGACGGCGTCATGCGTTCCGCGCGCATTTTCGGCGCGCGGGCGTATACCTTTCACGGCGTCACGCGGCTGAAAAAGAGTTTCAAGGGGCTGGATTATCCGCAGATCGCGGCAAGCCTGTGCGAAATTTCCCAAACCTGCGAAAAATACGGCGTCGCTTTATGTCTGGAAAACGTGCACTGGGCGACCTACGCGGAGCCGGGCGTCTTTCGGAAATTGAAGGCGTACGCGCCTTCCCTGCAAGGCGTATTCGACATCAAGCAGGCGCGCCTTTCGGGGTATCCGTACGCCATGTATATCAAGGACATGGCGGGCAGCATTTCCCACGTGCACCTCTCGGATGTGGACGGGAACGGGAAAATGTGCCTTCCCGGCAAGGGCCGTACGGATTTTTTCGAGGTGTTTTCGCGCCTCAAAGACGCGGGGTTCGACGGCGCCGCCATCGTGGAGGCGTACACGGGCGACTACGGCGAATATGCGGAATTAAAAGAGAGTTGCGATTATCTGGACGAGGTGATCGACAAGGTTTACTAG
- a CDS encoding glucose-6-phosphate isomerase (catalyzes the formation of D-fructose 6-phosphate from D-glucose 6-phosphate), protein MNFRNKDWRNGMRVTVDYNNMMKKFVGADGFKDSEINELKEAAADAFDCVAQGRGKGMMGWTELPYNQKEIVEDILATAKEVRRKFKYFVVLGIGGSALGPIAVFNALCHLHYNDLAPSKRKGPKFYVEDNVDPERMAALLDVIEPEKTCFNVITKSGATSETMAQYLIINDMLVKAVGDKANDHIIATTDAAKGNLIKLAEQNDYKTFCIPDGVGGRFSELCPVGLLPAAVLGLDIKAMLAGAAFMDNVCSKPSVAKNPALASAVLQYMAMKRGKNVGVMMPYADSLKFMSDWYCQLWAESLGKNVTLDGKPCNVGQTPVKALGVTDQHSQVQLYTEGPFDKVVTFLSVGNYRKEFPIPHGCEDIPDVAFLGGHTMNELIAAENKATAYALTKAGRQNYTITLPEVNEFTLGQLMYLFELQTAYAGALFHIDTFNQPGVEAGKQATYALLGKKGYEAKREELDNAPKAEDKYIV, encoded by the coding sequence ATGAATTTCAGGAACAAAGATTGGCGCAACGGCATGCGCGTCACGGTGGACTACAACAATATGATGAAAAAATTCGTCGGCGCCGACGGATTTAAAGATTCCGAGATAAACGAACTCAAAGAGGCGGCGGCGGACGCGTTCGATTGCGTCGCGCAAGGCCGCGGCAAGGGCATGATGGGCTGGACGGAACTTCCCTATAACCAGAAAGAGATCGTGGAAGATATCCTCGCCACCGCCAAAGAAGTGCGCAGAAAGTTCAAATATTTCGTCGTGCTGGGCATCGGCGGCAGCGCGCTCGGCCCCATCGCGGTGTTCAACGCCCTGTGTCATCTGCACTATAACGACCTTGCGCCCTCCAAGAGAAAGGGCCCCAAATTCTACGTGGAAGACAACGTGGATCCCGAAAGGATGGCCGCGCTTCTGGACGTCATCGAACCCGAAAAGACCTGCTTTAACGTGATCACCAAATCGGGCGCGACCAGCGAGACCATGGCGCAGTACCTGATCATCAACGACATGCTCGTCAAGGCGGTCGGGGACAAGGCGAACGATCATATCATCGCCACCACCGACGCGGCGAAGGGCAACCTCATCAAACTTGCCGAACAGAACGATTACAAGACGTTCTGTATCCCCGACGGCGTGGGCGGAAGATTTTCCGAACTGTGCCCCGTGGGACTTTTGCCCGCGGCGGTTCTGGGATTGGATATCAAAGCGATGCTCGCGGGCGCGGCGTTCATGGATAACGTCTGCTCCAAGCCTTCCGTCGCGAAAAATCCCGCGCTCGCATCGGCCGTTTTACAATACATGGCGATGAAGCGCGGCAAAAACGTGGGCGTGATGATGCCGTATGCGGACAGTTTGAAATTTATGTCCGACTGGTACTGCCAGTTGTGGGCGGAGAGCCTCGGCAAAAACGTCACCCTGGACGGAAAACCCTGCAACGTGGGGCAGACGCCCGTCAAAGCGCTCGGCGTTACAGACCAGCATTCGCAGGTGCAGTTATATACCGAAGGTCCCTTCGACAAAGTCGTTACGTTCCTGTCGGTCGGAAATTACCGCAAGGAATTCCCCATTCCGCACGGCTGCGAGGATATTCCCGACGTGGCGTTTTTGGGCGGGCACACGATGAACGAACTGATCGCCGCCGAAAACAAGGCGACCGCCTACGCGCTCACCAAGGCGGGACGGCAGAACTACACGATCACTCTCCCCGAAGTCAACGAATTCACCCTCGGGCAGTTGATGTATCTCTTTGAATTGCAGACCGCTTATGCGGGCGCGCTGTTCCATATCGATACTTTCAATCAGCCGGGCGTCGAGGCGGGCAAGCAGGCGACCTACGCGCTGCTTGGCAAAAAGGGCTACGAGGCCAAGCGCGAAGAACTCGACAACGCTCCCAAAGCGGAAGATAAATATATCGTATAA
- a CDS encoding MFS transporter: MKKARLAVCAAAHFCMDFATIAYLYSVIAPQLYGAVPDAAGYSPYVYGTALTAALVLAYDLCAFALQPFFGAWADQKNVAAPVLFASLLIVALVDILAAALDFTNVFAAAIAGLVLVSVANAAFHVAAGAFVIADAERCAPLGIFVGTGALGVALGKVLSSAAAFYVGLGCLVCAVSFFFVKAKGETMRPYYEKLRREKVQTEADVLPLVSLGVAVFLRGFCGTAAAGEFPSTSLTVVFLGAFAACGKIMGGFWADTVGIKAAIASFLPLGALLMCFGAQSVALYAVGTLLFNTSMPVTLFMAIRALPRWRNAAFGMLAALLMAGSVLAMWGAPSGYITLALTFAGGAAILFAEIKSKNKNLFEEGIL; encoded by the coding sequence ATGAAAAAAGCGAGGCTCGCCGTATGCGCGGCTGCGCATTTTTGCATGGATTTTGCGACCATCGCCTATCTGTATTCGGTGATCGCGCCGCAGTTATACGGCGCCGTGCCCGATGCGGCCGGCTATTCGCCCTATGTTTACGGGACCGCGCTGACCGCCGCGCTGGTGCTTGCGTACGATCTTTGCGCCTTTGCCTTGCAGCCGTTTTTCGGCGCGTGGGCGGATCAGAAGAACGTCGCCGCGCCCGTTCTCTTTGCAAGTCTTTTGATCGTGGCGCTCGTCGATATCCTCGCCGCGGCGCTGGATTTTACAAACGTTTTCGCTGCGGCGATCGCGGGGCTTGTTCTCGTGTCCGTCGCAAACGCCGCATTTCACGTTGCGGCGGGCGCGTTCGTCATCGCGGACGCGGAACGGTGCGCACCGCTCGGGATTTTCGTCGGCACGGGCGCGCTGGGCGTGGCGCTCGGAAAAGTGCTCTCGTCCGCCGCCGCCTTTTACGTCGGCCTCGGCTGCCTCGTCTGCGCCGTCTCTTTCTTTTTCGTAAAGGCGAAAGGGGAGACCATGCGCCCGTATTATGAAAAACTGCGAAGGGAAAAGGTGCAGACCGAAGCCGACGTTCTGCCGCTCGTCAGTCTGGGCGTTGCCGTGTTTCTGCGCGGGTTCTGCGGCACCGCAGCCGCGGGCGAGTTTCCGTCCACGTCGCTCACCGTCGTCTTTTTGGGCGCGTTCGCCGCGTGCGGAAAGATCATGGGCGGGTTCTGGGCGGATACGGTGGGCATCAAGGCGGCGATCGCCTCGTTTCTGCCTCTCGGCGCTCTATTGATGTGTTTCGGCGCGCAGAGCGTTGCGCTCTATGCCGTGGGCACGCTGCTGTTCAACACCTCCATGCCCGTCACGCTGTTTATGGCGATACGCGCCCTGCCGCGCTGGCGGAACGCCGCGTTCGGCATGCTCGCGGCGCTTCTGATGGCGGGCTCCGTTCTGGCGATGTGGGGCGCGCCGTCCGGATATATCACGTTGGCGCTCACGTTCGCGGGCGGCGCCGCCATACTGTTTGCGGAAATCAAGAGCAAGAATAAAAATCTGTTTGAGGAGGGAATCTTATGA
- a CDS encoding cation-translocating P-type ATPase gives MESQDHKPWHSLSVREVEEILSTSERGLSDEEAARRLEQYGKNDLRQKKPKSILKMLWEQVSDVMVLILIAAAVFSMVMQEWAEAVIILAVVALNAVIGIIQEKKAANALAALKSMSAPTARVLREGEESVVPASELVPGDYIYLEDGAIVPADIRIVADSNIKIQEAALTGESVPSEKDGPSILPEDAPLGDRVNMAYTSSVVMYGNAQGIVVGTGMNTEVGKIAGMLEEEDDLETPLKKKLNSVGKILSLVGLVVCVLVFVIGMLRGRQILPLVMTAISLAISIIPEGLPATATIIMALGVQRMAKKNALVRNLPAVETLGGATVICCDKTGTLTLNKMTVTHVAINGDFVEGNATDASESVQKYGDLCRDLVFGCALCNNASKDPDRPGETLGDPTEGALLFYADKFGDDYDQLKTQYPRLFEQPFDSVRKRMTTVHEIDGKIVAYTKGAVDEMLPLCTHVLTKEGVRAMTEEDRAQILALVQKMSAEALRLLGFAKRELAAVPDDEQADVEINMTFVGAVGMIDPPRNEVIGAVETCHTAGIQVIMITGDHKITATAIAKQLHIYQEGNIVITGQELDEMTDDELDAAVKKTTVFARVSPSDKMRIIRSLKRNGEIAAMTGDGVNDSPALKEADIGVAMGITGTDVAKDAADMILMDDNFTTIEYAVREGRRVYRNIQKVIQFLVAGNIAEILTLFLAVCFNWADPILAVHILLINLATDSLPAIALGVDPSDSNVMKTKPVKSGSLFADGLLFRIVLHGVFISIATLAAYWIGELYFGNHPEAMTMTFIVLAFSQLVHSLNQRSNYDSVFHKNKEHNFYLFGAMAVSAAIALAVLLIPPLQGFFKFVSLGWKEWLIAIGLSLFPLVAVEISKIFMRASRKRKSV, from the coding sequence ATGGAAAGTCAAGATCACAAACCCTGGCACTCGTTGTCCGTGCGCGAAGTGGAGGAGATTTTATCCACGAGCGAACGGGGACTCAGCGACGAAGAGGCCGCCAGACGGCTGGAACAATACGGCAAAAACGATCTTCGGCAGAAAAAACCCAAGAGCATCCTGAAAATGCTGTGGGAACAGGTCTCCGACGTGATGGTGCTCATTCTTATCGCGGCGGCGGTCTTTTCGATGGTCATGCAGGAATGGGCGGAGGCGGTCATCATTCTCGCCGTCGTCGCGCTCAATGCGGTCATCGGAATCATTCAGGAGAAAAAAGCCGCTAACGCGTTGGCGGCTTTGAAGAGCATGAGCGCTCCCACCGCGCGCGTCCTGCGCGAAGGGGAGGAGAGCGTCGTGCCCGCGAGCGAACTGGTGCCGGGAGATTATATCTATCTCGAGGACGGCGCCATCGTGCCCGCGGATATCCGCATCGTCGCGGATTCGAACATAAAAATACAGGAAGCCGCGCTCACGGGCGAGAGCGTGCCGTCGGAAAAGGACGGCCCCAGCATCCTTCCCGAGGACGCGCCCTTGGGCGACCGCGTGAATATGGCGTATACGTCGTCCGTCGTCATGTACGGCAACGCGCAGGGCATCGTCGTTGGCACGGGCATGAATACCGAAGTCGGCAAGATCGCGGGCATGCTCGAAGAGGAAGACGATCTGGAAACTCCCTTAAAGAAAAAACTCAATTCCGTGGGAAAAATTTTAAGCCTCGTGGGGCTTGTGGTCTGCGTTTTGGTATTCGTCATCGGTATGCTGCGCGGACGGCAGATCCTGCCGCTCGTGATGACGGCGATCTCGCTCGCGATTTCCATTATTCCCGAAGGACTTCCCGCGACCGCGACCATCATCATGGCGCTCGGCGTGCAGCGCATGGCGAAAAAGAACGCCTTGGTGCGCAACCTGCCCGCCGTGGAGACGCTCGGCGGCGCGACGGTCATCTGCTGCGACAAGACGGGCACGCTCACGCTCAATAAAATGACGGTCACGCACGTCGCCATCAACGGCGATTTTGTGGAGGGGAATGCGACCGATGCTTCAGAATCGGTGCAAAAGTACGGCGATCTGTGCCGCGATCTTGTGTTCGGCTGCGCGCTGTGCAACAACGCGTCGAAAGATCCCGACCGCCCCGGCGAAACGCTGGGCGATCCCACCGAGGGCGCGCTTTTATTCTACGCTGACAAATTCGGGGACGATTACGACCAACTGAAAACGCAGTATCCGCGCCTGTTCGAACAGCCGTTCGATTCCGTGCGCAAGCGCATGACCACGGTGCACGAAATAGACGGAAAGATCGTCGCGTACACCAAGGGCGCGGTGGACGAAATGTTGCCGCTTTGCACGCACGTTCTGACAAAAGAAGGCGTGCGCGCGATGACCGAAGAGGATCGCGCACAGATCCTCGCCCTCGTGCAGAAGATGAGCGCGGAGGCTTTGCGCCTTCTGGGATTTGCCAAGCGCGAACTTGCCGCGGTGCCCGACGACGAGCAGGCGGACGTGGAGATCAACATGACCTTCGTCGGCGCGGTGGGCATGATCGACCCGCCCAGAAACGAGGTCATCGGCGCGGTCGAAACCTGCCACACGGCGGGCATTCAGGTCATCATGATCACGGGCGACCATAAGATCACGGCGACGGCGATCGCGAAACAACTGCATATCTATCAAGAGGGCAACATCGTCATTACGGGACAGGAACTTGACGAAATGACCGACGACGAATTGGACGCGGCGGTCAAAAAGACCACGGTGTTCGCGCGCGTTTCGCCTTCCGATAAAATGCGCATCATCCGTTCGCTCAAACGAAACGGCGAAATAGCCGCCATGACGGGCGACGGCGTAAACGACTCGCCCGCCCTGAAAGAGGCGGATATCGGCGTGGCGATGGGCATTACGGGCACGGACGTCGCCAAGGACGCCGCGGACATGATCCTGATGGACGACAACTTCACCACCATCGAATACGCCGTGCGCGAGGGGCGGCGGGTGTACCGCAATATTCAAAAGGTCATCCAGTTTCTCGTCGCGGGCAATATCGCGGAGATCCTTACGCTCTTTCTCGCCGTCTGTTTCAACTGGGCGGATCCCATTTTGGCGGTGCATATCCTGCTCATCAACCTCGCCACCGATTCGCTGCCCGCCATCGCGCTGGGCGTGGATCCTTCCGATTCCAACGTGATGAAGACTAAACCCGTCAAGAGCGGCTCGCTGTTTGCCGACGGATTGCTTTTCCGCATCGTGCTGCACGGCGTATTCATTTCCATTGCGACGCTCGCCGCGTACTGGATCGGCGAGTTGTATTTCGGAAACCACCCCGAAGCGATGACCATGACCTTTATCGTTCTGGCATTTTCGCAACTCGTGCACTCGCTCAACCAGCGCAGCAACTACGACAGCGTGTTCCATAAAAATAAGGAACACAACTTCTATCTGTTCGGCGCCATGGCCGTTTCGGCTGCCATCGCGCTCGCGGTACTGCTCATTCCGCCCCTGCAGGGATTTTTCAAATTCGTATCCCTGGGCTGGAAGGAATGGCTCATCGCCATCGGGCTTTCGCTCTTTCCGCTCGTCGCCGTGGAGATCAGCAAGATCTTCATGCGCGCTTCGAGAAAACGAAAATCCGTATAA
- a CDS encoding xylulokinase: MVKDIKNIIESGGCSLGIEFGSTRIKAVLIGEDNEPLATGGHDWENKFENGIWTYALADVVAGMQDAYKKLADDVFTRYGATVSKLAALGVSAMMHGYLVFDDEGRQLAPFCTWRNNNAASAAEKLTKLFAYPVPARWSAAHLYRAILSGEEHVKKISFQTTLEGWVHYLLTGEKVIGIGEASGMFPVDTQTKDFDAAMLEKFDDAVKSYGVPYRLKDILPKVLVAGKDAGALTEEGARLLDPTGTLAAGAPMCPPEGDAGTGMVATNSVKRRTGNVSAGTSVFAMIVLERPLSKVYPEIDLVTTPAGDLVGMVHCNNCTSDLNAWVDVFGEFARLSGRDMERSELFELLYRESEKGDADCGGLISYNYVSNEHITGIDAGRPLFARTSESKFTLANLMRSHLFASLGALKIGCDILLKEEGVKVDAITGHGGLFKTEGVGQSYLAAALNAPVTVMKTAGEGGAWGIAILANYRVRGGSLPLEEYLAQKVFAGRESYTLAPDPETVAGYEKFAARYKAGLPIVREAVRCMGKE; this comes from the coding sequence ATGGTGAAAGATATAAAAAATATCATAGAATCGGGCGGCTGTTCGCTCGGCATCGAATTCGGCTCCACGAGGATCAAGGCGGTGCTCATCGGCGAGGACAACGAGCCTTTGGCGACGGGCGGCCACGACTGGGAAAACAAATTCGAGAACGGGATCTGGACGTACGCGCTCGCAGACGTCGTCGCGGGGATGCAAGACGCGTACAAAAAACTCGCGGACGACGTTTTCACGCGCTACGGCGCGACCGTTTCGAAACTTGCGGCGCTCGGCGTGAGCGCGATGATGCACGGTTATCTGGTATTCGACGACGAGGGCAGACAACTCGCGCCTTTTTGCACATGGCGCAACAACAACGCGGCGTCCGCCGCGGAAAAACTGACGAAACTTTTCGCCTATCCCGTGCCCGCGCGCTGGTCCGCCGCGCATCTGTACCGGGCAATTCTGAGCGGGGAAGAACACGTGAAAAAGATATCTTTCCAGACGACGCTGGAAGGCTGGGTGCATTATCTTCTGACGGGCGAAAAGGTGATCGGTATCGGCGAGGCCTCGGGTATGTTCCCCGTGGATACCCAAACCAAGGATTTCGACGCGGCGATGCTGGAAAAATTCGACGACGCCGTAAAAAGTTACGGCGTACCGTACCGTTTGAAAGATATTTTGCCCAAAGTGCTCGTTGCGGGCAAGGACGCGGGCGCGCTCACCGAAGAGGGCGCGCGCCTTTTAGACCCGACGGGGACACTGGCGGCGGGCGCTCCCATGTGTCCGCCCGAGGGCGACGCGGGCACGGGCATGGTGGCGACGAACAGCGTAAAGCGCCGCACGGGCAACGTTTCGGCGGGCACGTCGGTATTCGCCATGATCGTGCTGGAAAGACCGCTTTCCAAAGTCTATCCCGAAATCGATCTCGTCACTACGCCTGCGGGCGATCTCGTCGGCATGGTGCACTGCAACAACTGCACGTCCGACCTCAACGCTTGGGTGGACGTGTTCGGGGAATTCGCCCGCCTTTCAGGGCGCGACATGGAACGATCGGAACTCTTCGAACTTTTATACCGCGAGAGCGAAAAGGGCGACGCCGACTGCGGCGGCCTCATTTCGTACAACTACGTTTCCAACGAACATATTACAGGGATCGACGCGGGGCGGCCGCTGTTCGCGAGGACTTCCGAGAGTAAGTTTACGCTCGCCAATCTCATGCGTTCGCATCTGTTCGCGTCGCTCGGCGCGCTGAAGATCGGCTGCGACATCCTTCTCAAAGAGGAGGGCGTGAAAGTGGACGCGATCACGGGCCACGGCGGACTGTTCAAGACCGAGGGCGTGGGGCAGAGTTATCTCGCGGCGGCGCTGAACGCGCCCGTCACCGTCATGAAGACGGCGGGCGAGGGCGGCGCCTGGGGCATCGCGATCTTAGCCAATTACCGCGTGCGCGGCGGCTCTCTTCCGCTCGAAGAATACCTTGCGCAAAAGGTGTTCGCGGGGCGCGAAAGTTATACGCTCGCGCCCGATCCCGAAACCGTTGCTGGTTACGAAAAATTTGCCGCGCGCTACAAGGCGGGGCTTCCGATCGTGCGCGAAGCCGTGCGCTGCATGGGGAAGGAATAA
- a CDS encoding RNA polymerase sigma factor, which produces MDKREVNNLVREIARGDVSAAEKLYGLMKVPLLSFVAPYCADFSEREDVVQAVFLKVIQKSPSLVFFTDCFAWMFRIAKNECFDRARKRRLLPAEGPREEEDHFDLRFALSKLDAKRRQMVELKYFAGFSQKEIACALHLGESAVSRGLAAALNDLRGWLDEED; this is translated from the coding sequence ATGGACAAACGGGAAGTCAACAATCTGGTGCGCGAGATCGCGCGCGGCGACGTTTCCGCCGCGGAAAAACTGTACGGGCTGATGAAAGTGCCCTTACTGTCTTTTGTCGCGCCCTATTGCGCGGATTTTTCCGAGCGGGAGGACGTGGTGCAGGCTGTATTTTTGAAGGTCATACAAAAATCACCTTCCCTCGTCTTTTTCACCGACTGTTTCGCCTGGATGTTCCGCATTGCGAAAAACGAATGTTTTGACCGCGCCAGAAAGCGCAGGCTTTTGCCCGCGGAGGGACCGCGCGAAGAGGAGGATCATTTTGACCTTCGCTTTGCCCTTTCAAAACTGGACGCAAAGCGTCGGCAGATGGTGGAACTCAAATACTTTGCGGGGTTTTCGCAAAAAGAGATCGCCTGCGCGCTGCATTTGGGGGAATCGGCGGTATCGCGCGGACTTGCGGCGGCGCTGAACGATCTGCGGGGGTGGCTGGATGAAGAAGATTGA